A segment of the Candidatus Poribacteria bacterium genome:
CTCCGCTGGCATCGGCTCACTGATGGCAATCTACTCCGACATCGTGACGTCGAAGGCGAAGCCGAGGGTCGCGGTCGTCGTGACCAGCGGATCGTCAGAGGAGCGCCTGTTCCGTCTGACGAAGCTCGACCACTTGTTCCCGCCGTTTGGCACGGTTTGCGACGCGGTCGCCTACCTCACGACCTGATCATCTCCCGTGTCAGCGCGGGCTCCTCCAGATGGGATGACGCATGCAGGTCACCGAGCGTCGGAGCGCGGGTGCCACGATTGTGGCGATCAGCGGCAAGGTGGTCGGCGACAGCAGCCAGGAGCTCCGAGCTTACGTATCACGGCTCGTGGAGCGACTCGCGGACGAACGCGCTCTGAGGCTGGCGTTCGATCTGTCCGATACGCAGTTCCTGGACAGCTCCGGGTTGGGAGCGCTTGTGCGAGCGCAGATCGCAACCGCGGAGCGCGGCGGGAAAATGGTTCTCGTGAATCCGCACGAGCACATCCGGCGGCTCCTGACGGTTGCGCGGATCGAACACCTGCTGCCCATCTGCGACGGCGAAGCCAGCGCGTTGAAGGCGCTCGCCGTGGCGGACGGCGAGGGCGACGCGGCGAACCCGAAGGCGGGAGAGGGGTCGAGTGGCTAAGGTCATACCCATCCGACCGGCGGCGATCACGTCGCGCGACCGCAAGGCGATCCCAGAAGGGCTCTGGCTCAAGTGTCCTTCGTGCAAGGAGACGACCTTCGCCCGGGAACTCAACCGGCACGCGAAGGTCTGCCCGCACTGCCGGTACCACTATCCGTTGACTGCTATGGAACGCGTCGCGCAGCT
Coding sequences within it:
- a CDS encoding STAS domain-containing protein; this translates as MVIRYRRAPGCIVFGIEGGLVNTDVPALRKEFKRVLELIGSSAHIVIDMTLVNQIDSAGIGSLMAIYSDIVTSKAKPRVAVVVTSGSSEERLFRLTKLDHLFPPFGTVCDAVAYLTT
- a CDS encoding STAS domain-containing protein, whose product is MQVTERRSAGATIVAISGKVVGDSSQELRAYVSRLVERLADERALRLAFDLSDTQFLDSSGLGALVRAQIATAERGGKMVLVNPHEHIRRLLTVARIEHLLPICDGEASALKALAVADGEGDAANPKAGEGSSG